CCGGTAATATGCAGCTGCGCCGGGATTTGCATTGCCTGCAGACCTTTCTCCAGCATTGAACGCGCCACTTTGGAATCTTCCGCGACAATCGCAACGGACCCTGGCTTGATGTTGAATTGGGTGGTTTTCAGGTCGGTAGCGTGCAGATCGTGGTTCGCCGGGGTGATGTCATACAGGATCTGCTCAACGTCCAGCACCATCGCCAGGTCGTTGGTGTCGGTTTTTTCGTCCAGGCACGCAATACTGGTGATGTAACGCCCGCTGACGGCAGTTTCAGCCGCGTGAACCTGCTTCCAGTCCAGGCGCATAATGTTCTCAACGGACTCCACGGCAAACGCCTGAACGCTGCGGGCATATTCGGTGATCAGCAGAATGTTCAGCCCGGTTGTCGGCTTACAGCCAGCCACGGCGGCGAGGTCGATGACCGGGATCACCTGATCGCGAATGTTCACCATCCCCATCAGCGGCGACTTCATTCCCGCAGGTTTGGTGAACTCCGGCATCGGCACGATCTCACGCAGCTTAAACACGTTAATGCCGAACAGCTCGGATTTGTTTTCGTTCAGCGAGGTGCCGAGCCGAAACAGCAGCAGTTCAAAACGGTTCGACAGCGTGAGATTCGCCCTGTCATCAATATCTTTCTGGAAATTATCCATTGTACCCTCAAGTAAAATGCTGACCTTTTAATCGTTATCGGCATCCTGAGGGAAAAATGAAGGACTAAACGCTGAACTGCGTAAAATCTTCGGCCAGTTCACAGTGTGCGAACGCATCCCGGCACTCCGCCAGCAGCCGCTCGCAGCCGTGGGCATCGTAGCGGGAGCTGACGTGCGTGATGATTAACTTCCCGACACCCGCATCACGGGCAAGCTGCGCGGCCTGACGCGTGGAGCTGTGACCGCGGCTGTTGGCCTTCTCCTCCATTGCCGCTTCGAGGGTAGCTTCATGCACCATCACGTCCACGCCCTGAGCCAGCTGCAGGGCGGAAGGGCAGGGGGCCGTGTCGCCAAAGATGGCCAGTTTTTTGCCCGGCAGAGGAGCCGAGAGATAGTGCTGCCCGTTGACGATGCGGCCATCGTCCAGCGTGACGGTTTCGCCTTGCTTAAGGTGCTGGAACAGTGGCCCTGGTTTCACGCCGTCTGCCAGCAGCGCAGCCGCGTTGAGCGCGCCGGGCTTATCATGTTCTTCGATACGGTAGCCGTAGCACGTAATGGGATGGTTAAGCGCTGTGGCAGTGACTTTATATACCCCATCATCGAAGATTAACCCTTCGGCAATCTCAACGATTTCAAGCGGATAATCCGTCCAGGAGCCGCTCAGACGCAGGGCGGTATCAACGAATTCACGAACCCCAGCGGGGCCGTAAATCGTTAACGGGCTGGCGATCCCCGCCATCGACCGGCTGCACAGCAGGCCGGGCAGGCCAAACAGATGGTCGCCATGCAGGTGGGTGATAAAAATCTTATCCAGCTTTCCCGGGTGATAAGGGGTGTGCAGCAGCTGATGCTGAGTCCCTTCTCCACAGTCAAACAGCCACAGCCCGCCGCGGGTAGGATGCTGCAAATCGAGCAGGATGGCCGTCACGTTTCGCGAGCGGGTTGGCACGCCAGCGGACGTCCCCAGAAAAATCAGTTCCATAACGCAGTCAGACCCTTTGCCGAACGGTAAAGTGTTTAGTATAACGTGATGAACCCCAGGAAGGAGAATGACATGATCCAGTGGCAAGATTTACACCATAGCGAGCTGACCGTTACGGCACTTTATGCCCTGCTCAAATTGCGCTGCGAAGTATTTGTGGTAGAGCAAACCTGCCCGTATCAGGACATCGACGGCGATGATCTGGTGGGCGAAAACCGTCACATCCTCGGCTGGAAAGATAACGTCCTGGTGGCGTATGCGAGGATTCTGAAAAGCGAAGACGATGTCGAGCCGGTGGTCATTGGCCGGGTGATTGTCAGCAGCCACGCGCGGGGCGAAAAGCTGGGCTATCAGCTGATGGAAAAAACGCTCGACGCCTGTCAAAAACAGTGGCCGGACAAGGCGTTATACCTTGGCGCACAGGCGCACCTCCAGCCATTCTATGCGCACTTTGGTTTTACCCCCGTGACGGAGGTGTACGACGAAGACGGCATTCCCCATATCGGTATGGCGCGGGAAGCGAAGCAGGCGTAATCGTCAGTCATTAGCTATAGTTAGCGAACTGGTGTACTAACATGGAGATAAATATGTCATATCAATCCCTGGATACCCGCATTGACGACGACCTGGCGTTACTGAGCGAAACGCTGGAAGAGGTGTTACGTTCATCTGGCGACCCTGCCGATCAAAAATACATCGAGCTGAAAGCGCGCGCTGAACAGGCGCTGCACGAGGTTAAAAACCGCGTCAGCCATGCCTCAGACAATTACTACTACCGTGCGAAAAAAGCGGTCTACCGTGCCGATGATTACGTGCATGAAAAACCGTGGCAAGGCATCGGCGTCGGGGCGGCGGCAGGCCTGGTGCTTGGGCTGCTTCTGGCACGTCGTTAATCGCGTGTAACCACTCCCTATACGTGGGTACTGCACTTTATCGCCAGTACCCCGTATAATGTGAGGTTTTAGCAGGGAGAGGTTCGCGTGCATTCGATGTCCATCGCGCTGGAGCGCCTGCGCAGCCAGCTTGCGCAAGCGTTACCCGCTACACCCGGTTTACGTCATTTTGACGTCTCTTTCCCGTTAAACGATGCCTTTGATCCTCTCGCCTGGCTGGGCGTGCAGGTGTGCTATCCGCAATTTTACTGGCAGCAGCGAAACGGCGACGAGGAGCTTTCCGCGCTCGGTGCCGTCATCCACTTCCCCTCTCTGGCTTCTGCCTCACAGTTTTTGCACAACCATCCTCAGCAGGCCGATACCCGGATCTGCGGCCTTAACGCCTTCAATCCTGAGCAGGGATCGTTATTTTTACCGCGCCTGCTCTGGCGACGACATGCCGGGGTTGCTACCCTGCGCCTGCAGCTGTGGAGTGATACCTCGCTTCAGGACGATGCCCGTACCGCGCTGGCGTTTTTAGATGCCCTGCGTGAGGCCAGATCGATCTCTCCGCTGTCGGTTCAGGTTCTGCATGAAACCCACCACCCGCAAAAGCCCGAGTGGTTACGTCTGGTGCAACAGGCCACCGATGCCATTGCCCAGGGCGATTTCGAAAAAGTTGTGCTCGCGCGGGCTACCGATTTGCAGTTTAACCGGGCGATTTCCGCCGTCGCGTTGATGGCGGCGAGCCGGGCGGTGAATTTACGTTGCTACCATTTTTGCATGGTGTTTGATGCCCACAACGCCTTTATCGGCTCCACGCCGGAGCGGTTATGGCGGCGGCGCGGCGCGCTGCTGCGTACCGAAGCGCTGGCGGGAACGGTCGCAGGCCATCCTGACGACCGCAAGGCGCAACGCCTGGGTGAATGGTTATTGAACGATGACAAAAACCAGCGCGAAAATATGCTGGTGGTCGAAGATATCTGCCAGCGGTTACAGCATCATACCCGGACGCTCGAGGTCCTGCCCGCGCAGGTGGTTCGCTTGCGTAAAGTCCAGCATTTGCGTCGATGCATCTGGACCGAGCTGAAACAGGCGGACGACGAACGGTGTCTGCATGTGCTACAGCCGACGGCGGCAGTCGCCGGCCTGCCGCGTCAGCCGGCGCGTGAGTTTATCGATAATAACGAACCCTTCGACAGGGAGTGGTATGCCGGGTCGGCGGGCTTTTTATCGCCCGAACGCAGCGAGTTCTGCGTGGCGCTACGCTCGGCGCGGATCCACGATGACACCCTGCGCCTGTACGCCGGTGCGGGTATTGTCAGCGGGTCGGACCCGGAGCAGGAGTGGCAGGAGATCGAAAATAAAGCTGCCGGACTGCGATCTCTGCTCCTAAGGGATTAATACTGATTCTCGCAATCCCGATTCATATCAAAATTACAACTTTCTCTATTATTTATACTGTGTCGCATTATTGATACCGGACAATCTCATGTCAGTAAGTTCTTTCAACCGACGCTGGGCGACGGTGATCCTTGAAGCCCTGACCCGCCATGGCGTCAGGCATGTGTGCATTGCACCAGGCTCTCGTTCCACTCCGCTGACCCTTGCGGCAGCAGAGAACCGGGCCTTTATTCACCATACCCATTTTGATGAACGCGGTCTGGGACATCTGGCGCTGGGCCTGGCG
This region of Enterobacter cancerogenus genomic DNA includes:
- the elaB gene encoding stress response protein ElaB, with the protein product MSYQSLDTRIDDDLALLSETLEEVLRSSGDPADQKYIELKARAEQALHEVKNRVSHASDNYYYRAKKAVYRADDYVHEKPWQGIGVGAAAGLVLGLLLARR
- a CDS encoding GNAT family N-acetyltransferase, with the translated sequence MIQWQDLHHSELTVTALYALLKLRCEVFVVEQTCPYQDIDGDDLVGENRHILGWKDNVLVAYARILKSEDDVEPVVIGRVIVSSHARGEKLGYQLMEKTLDACQKQWPDKALYLGAQAHLQPFYAHFGFTPVTEVYDEDGIPHIGMAREAKQA
- the menF gene encoding isochorismate synthase MenF yields the protein MSIALERLRSQLAQALPATPGLRHFDVSFPLNDAFDPLAWLGVQVCYPQFYWQQRNGDEELSALGAVIHFPSLASASQFLHNHPQQADTRICGLNAFNPEQGSLFLPRLLWRRHAGVATLRLQLWSDTSLQDDARTALAFLDALREARSISPLSVQVLHETHHPQKPEWLRLVQQATDAIAQGDFEKVVLARATDLQFNRAISAVALMAASRAVNLRCYHFCMVFDAHNAFIGSTPERLWRRRGALLRTEALAGTVAGHPDDRKAQRLGEWLLNDDKNQRENMLVVEDICQRLQHHTRTLEVLPAQVVRLRKVQHLRRCIWTELKQADDERCLHVLQPTAAVAGLPRQPAREFIDNNEPFDREWYAGSAGFLSPERSEFCVALRSARIHDDTLRLYAGAGIVSGSDPEQEWQEIENKAAGLRSLLLRD
- the rbn gene encoding ribonuclease BN, with protein sequence MELIFLGTSAGVPTRSRNVTAILLDLQHPTRGGLWLFDCGEGTQHQLLHTPYHPGKLDKIFITHLHGDHLFGLPGLLCSRSMAGIASPLTIYGPAGVREFVDTALRLSGSWTDYPLEIVEIAEGLIFDDGVYKVTATALNHPITCYGYRIEEHDKPGALNAAALLADGVKPGPLFQHLKQGETVTLDDGRIVNGQHYLSAPLPGKKLAIFGDTAPCPSALQLAQGVDVMVHEATLEAAMEEKANSRGHSSTRQAAQLARDAGVGKLIITHVSSRYDAHGCERLLAECRDAFAHCELAEDFTQFSV
- a CDS encoding chemotaxis protein; amino-acid sequence: MDNFQKDIDDRANLTLSNRFELLLFRLGTSLNENKSELFGINVFKLREIVPMPEFTKPAGMKSPLMGMVNIRDQVIPVIDLAAVAGCKPTTGLNILLITEYARSVQAFAVESVENIMRLDWKQVHAAETAVSGRYITSIACLDEKTDTNDLAMVLDVEQILYDITPANHDLHATDLKTTQFNIKPGSVAIVAEDSKVARSMLEKGLQAMQIPAQLHITGKDAWEKIGVLAAQAQAEGVPITDKIALVLTDLEMPEMDGFTLTRKIKSDPVLKDIPVVIHSSLSGNANEDHIRKVKADGYVAKFELNELSSVIEEVLDRSMKKIDGPLISRKQLA